TCCCATTTTCATTGATGTTTACCGCTATCTCGCCGACCTGACTGGCGTATCGGAGTTGGACAAACGTCATGTCCGCCTCGCCTGCAAGTCCCTTCGCGAAGTAGACCTTACCGGTGCCGGGAGGTCCCAGGAAGAGCATACCCCGCGGCACACGACGCAGATCTCGGTTTCTCATCCCTTCTGCAATATCCTTAATTGTTGACATCACATACCAGCCATCATCCGAAGCATGCGTGTAGGTTTCACCGAGTTCGAGGACGCCATGGCTGAAAGCCTTAATGCTCTCCCTTCGGTATCTCACAAGCGGTTCTCCGCCCGTCTGCTGTCCTGCAGATTCTGCCTGTTTCACAACATCGTGAATGCCGAAAAGGTTCAGTCCTATTGTCTCGCGGGCAAGGGACTCTCTGTCGTGCTCGTTTCCAAGGGTTACCCGCATTTGCGACATCGGATCCGAGATGTTGTGGAGATATTCAATAAAGTGGCGGCGTTGATCGTAGTCTGGAAACGGAATTTCTATCAGCGGAATCTCCGGATTCACGGTGAGATTCGGATGAATGTCATAGGTGTTATGGGTAAGAAGTAGAATGATGTGTTTACGCTTTCGGATCTCCAAGTCGGATGCCCAATGCTGCATCTGATTGAAAAAGCGTTGCAGGTCATCATTGGAGGCACTGCTCAACGAAGGGGCGTTTGGGGCGAGTTGCTCCAAGAAGTTGATAACCAAGCCGACTCTCGCCTTGTCTTGCTGCAAAAGATGTTTCAATCTTTCCTGCAACTCCTCCGAAGGGGCAGGATCTATATGCATGAACGGGTCTTCATGCGGCTTATCGAACGCCAAAGTGGCATTAATTCTTCTGCGTGCAATCTGTGGATCTATTTCATGCTCAGTAAGGTGTGCGTCTTCTGCTTCCGGAAAACGTCGAAAGGTCTGAAGCCATGTCGCTATACTTTGAAAATGAAAGACACCGGTTTTCTCGTACTTCGGGGCAATGTTCAGCATTTTTTGGGTCGCTTGCCACCGCCGAATATTAGGCAAATCAATGCCTTGTGATGTATTATATCCCAGGACGAGTTCACAACCCGACAGACTGAGTTGCTCCATGAGATATTCTGTAGTCGGCAAGTAGCCGTACACATCGTCATGTAACAGGTCTTGGACGTTGAAGTGGAGGAGAAATTGGTGTGCAGACCCAGCATCGCAGTGTCTTTTTATCTGTTCCCAAAACATATTTTAATTATACCTTGCGGATTTTTAATTTTACCTTGCGGGTCGGTCAGATAGGTCTGGTGAATGAAGTGCCTCTCCGTATATCCGCCCGCCTAGCGCAAACCTATAGAGGCTTGCGGGACAATGTTACGGGCTGCGTCCTTAAGTTTAAAAAAACCTCCTAACTGAAAAATGATAACCGACACGCATAAAAAGAGGGAGGCGCGCGTGAGACGCGCGCCTACAATGTTCTAATGCGCAATTTTGATGTTGCCCCAAGTGGTGGCTAATTTCGCACGAGGGTCAACGGACACCCCTAAGTCTTGTGCCCCAGTAATTTCGTCAGCACTCAAGGCACGGTTCCAGAGAGAAACCTCATCTATAATGCCCGCGAAGACATAGTTGAGGCGTTCACAATCCTGCCCGATCCGCCACGGATCATCGTTGGCTTTCAATGTACCCGGCACTTCGCCTTCGGCAACCGCTTCAGCGTTGATATAGATTGTTGCTGTTTCGCCATCGTTGGTAAAAGCAATGTGGATCCATTCACCTGTTGCTGGCAGATCGGTTGTGATATCAGCTCTGCCGCCTTCGGTTTCAAAGCGGAGTTTGAAAACGCCACCTTCGCTGAATAGACCGTATTGTGTTCTACCCGCACACCCACCGTGAACAGATTTACCAACGATCTGACGTGTGCCGTTCCAGTGATCTGCGTTAATCCATGCCGCAAAGGTGCACTCGTTCACGTTCAAGACATCTGTGCTCTCAACAGTGACGAACACGTCGCTGCCTTCGCCACCAAACCGGAGTGCCTTCCCGATCTGCCCGTCTACCCAATCCGGATTGGAAATTTCACCGTCGTGTCCGTTACCGCTCGCGTCTGCAGCGAGTGTGCCTTCCCCTTCATCATAAGCATGATGTAGGACAAGCCCATCTGTGAGTGCTGCCGAGACGAACGGTGTAAATAACAGGGTGAGTGCTATTGAGAAACACACAATCCCATAGACTGAGAATCTGCCAGTCAATATTGCATTCTTCATATTTTGCCTCCTAAAAAATTATATAACATTATAGCAGATTTACGGAATTCTGTCAAAGGAAAACAACGCGAAACAAAGCGTATATTTTTGTCTTGACGACCGGGCAGAAGTCTGCTAAAGTAAGACGTAAGCGTTTGTTACGATGGAATGAAGGTAAATTAAAAATATGAGAAAAACACGGGCCGATTTGACCCGAGGAAGTCTTCTCAGACACCTGTTACGACTGTCAGGACCGATAATACTCAGCTACATGCTGCAAGAGGCATTCAACATTGTTGACATGATCTTCGTTGGAAGGCTCGGTGCTGGCGCGATCGCGGCTGTCGGGGTGAGCGGAAACTTAATCCGATTGATCGGGGTTTTTTCGCTTGGTATTTCAACGGGAACCGGGATTATGGTGGCACAGTATCTCGGCGCGAGGAATCTCGCACAAGCTGAGCACATCGCCCTCCAGTCAATCCTGTTAGCTGTGTTTTTTTCTATCGGTGTAACCCTCGTTGGCTACCCGTTGGCTGAACAAGGGTTACTCGCTGTTAGGATGGTAGACCCAGAAGTGCTGAGGCTCGGCACGACTTACATGCATATCATTCTCGCCGGTATTAGTACAATGTTCGTGTCGATGACGCTCGGTTCTATCTTCCGTGCGGGTGGCGACACTGTCACCCCGATGGTGGTATTGATTTTCGCAACACTGATTAACATTGTCCTCGATCCATTGCTAATTTTCGGTTTGTGGGGATTCCCGAAACTCGGGGTCGCAGGTTCGGCGTATGCGACGCTTATCGGGCGCGGCGCGAGCGTAATCATCCTACTTTATCTCTGTTGGAGTGGACGCGCCCCCGTTTCATTTCGGAGCGTTCGGTATCAAGTAGATTTCGTGGAAATGCTTGACATTTTAAGGCTCGGGGTTTACAGTTCGATGCAAGGGTTTTGGCGGCATATTTCGCGACTCGGATTCTTGTGGGTCATCGGACCCTATGGGAAGACGGTTGTCGCGGCATATACGATCTGCATGCGACTCCGAATTCTCGTGATGAATCCCGGCTTCGGCATCGCAAACGCGGTCGTTCCGTTAGTCGGACAGAATTTAGGGGCGAATCAGATAGGGCGCGCTGAGCGGTCAACACGGGTGGCGAACCTTTTAGGTGCTGCAATCATGGCAGTCATCGGCGCAATTTTCTTCCTTTTTCCACAGACATTCATCCGAATTTTTACACCGGAAACGGATGTTATCGAGATCGGTATCACTTATCTACGGTTTCTATCCCCGACATTCGGATTCATCGCCTTTTCACTCATTTTAGGCAGAGCCCTCAACGGTGCAGGAGACACCTTCTCCCCGATGGTGATTACACTTGCGGCACAGGTCGTTGTCGGTTTGGGACTCGTGATTTTACTTTCGCACTTCATCGGTCTCAATGGCGTTTGGTTGGGGATTGCCCTGTCAAACGTTGTGCAAGGGATCGCAATGTGGCTTTGGTATAGTACTGGAAGGTGGAAGGCAATAAAACTTGTTAAAAAGAAACCAAAGATAGCATAGGACACAACATAGCGAATGTATCCTACAAAGAATTCAGAAGGAGTTGGCGAATGATGGAAACCTATAAAGGTTACGTAAATCCACAACTAATTATCTCTGCTGAGGAATTGAAAGGCGCGCTCGACGATCAAACGTTCTGCATCGTCGATACGCGACCGACATCCGAATATATCCGCGGACACATCCCCGGTGCCCTTCATTTAGATTTGTTCGGTTTAAGCCTCATTGATACTCGGAAAGAGACGTTCGATGCCTTTATGTGGATGATAGCATACCTGTTTCAGCAACGCGGTCTTGATCCGAGTAAACCGATTGTATGGTATGAAGACATATCGGGAACGCGCGCCTCGCGCGGGTTCTGGTTTTGCGAATACTTAGGGCACCCTGAAACCCATCTATTGGATGGCGGTTTCAAGGCGTGGCTATCAGCAGATGGACCTGTGAGCACAGCTGGGGCTGAACCCCCGGAGGTTCCACCTTTTCCGATAAATACGCAACACGATATACACATGGATGCGGATGTGATTCGTGTCCTGTTAAATCGAGACGACTTTATTCCCCTTGATACACGCACCGACGATGAACACTACGGTCGGGTTGCCCGTGCAGAGCGGGCAGGGGCTATTCCAGGTTCCATCCACATTGAATGGCTCGATAATCTTGACGAGGTGGGGGCATTCAAACCCGCTAATGAACTCCGGGCAATGTATGAAGCCGTCGGTATTACACCGGAAAAACAGGTAATGTGTTACTGACAGGGCGGCTACCGCTCTTCCCAAGCCTATTTGGCGTTGCGGCTCTTGGGTTACCCAAAAGTGAGCAACTACATAGGCTCTTGGAAAGAGTGGGGTGACCGGCTGGATTTGCCGGTCGAAATTCCGGAAGCTTAGCGGTTATGGCACACGGTGTGATACCACCCAACGCCTAAAGGCGTGGGAAACCTCGGCTTCGTAGACGCTGCGGTTTTCGCAAAGTGCGTCAACCGTCTTATTACGTCTCCACCCGCAGGCAATTCCCTATCCCCCTGAAAAAGCGGGGGTAGGCATATCGTGCGGAAACTTTCACGGGTATCCCTGCCTGCCTCTCTCCGTTTTGGAGAGAAAAGATTTTAGGCGAGAATGCAATACAACGTGCGGAATTTCACCCCCGCTCCGATTCACACTTTCGTGCAATTACGCCTTAGCATCCTCTGATACTTTTTAGGGGGTATTGACACCTGACACCGATTCACTCCCTCTCACAGGAGCGGACAACTCCCGCACAAGGATTGCACGGGGTGAGAGCGTTGTCCAAGTGTCAGTATTCATTATAGCATTTTTTTATGTTTTTGTCAAGGGAAAAAATGCTTTTTTTAGACAACAGTTTGGTCTAATTAACAGGAGCGGGCATTCATCCTAAACCTAAAGGATTAGGAAACCTTCTGCCCGAATTTCGGTAAGTCATCTCTCCCCAACACATTGGAATTGTCGTCATGTTGTTAAATCCCAAATCTCTGCGGCGGTGCCGCCGAGGATCCGATCTTTGTCATTTTCTGTCAGGAACGGAAGACCTTCTCGAATGAGTTGGAGTTCTTGCGCTAAAGTGGGCCAGTTGTGTTTTTGTCTGTGGTGACCGGGATAACCCGTTCCCCATATCGTCCGGGATGCACCGAAAACCGATAACAGGTTCTCAATGAACGGATGCACGTCTGTATAAGGGAAATCCTGATGTGAACGTCCAGCGACATCCGATAGTTTCAAGTAGATATTGTCGTGGCGTGCAAGCTCCACGATGGGTTGAAACACCGCTTCCGCAGCATCTACCTGTGGATAACCCATGTGATCGAGAATAAGTCTCAGATGCGGGTAACGTTCCGCAATAACGGCAACCTGATCCGCGAACTCCGCGCGGAGGTGAAATTGGATGATAGCATCCAACGCCGCTATCTCTTCCCACATCGGACTGTTTTGTTGGGTGAGTAAAATCTTTTCGTCCGGGTAGTACATCGGATGGAAACGGAAACCGGCTAAGCCTCGCTCCTTTATCCAATAGCGAACCTGCGCTGCATTGTTCGGATCTTCTGGATCGATTAAACCGTGTCCGATAAACCGATCAGGAAAACGCGCTACCGAATCCGCAATATAGCCGTTATCCCAAGTCGACCAACTCGTCTGCACGAGAACTGTCCAGTCTACGCCGTGCGCGTCCATCTCCGAGAGGAGTTCATCGGCAGTCCCGGGTTCATCTGGATAGGAATTCCAACTCGGAGCGGTGGGACCGACGGGATACTTTGGAGGATCGATTTCCCAGACATGCACATGGGTATCTACAATCATGGAGCACTCCTTAACACATTAGGTTTAGAACAGAAACTGAGCATCCACTGTTTCTCCAGCACTTAACGTCACACCGGCTGGAATCGTGATTAAACCGTTCGCCAAAACCAGTGAATGCAGAATGCCTGAACCTTGTGGGCCCGTCGTTTCGGCAGTGTAATGTCCGTTGGATTCTTTGAGAATGGCGCGCATATAATTAACGCGTCCGTCTCTATTGGTAATGGATTCTGCTAAAGTTGCTTTAAAGGTTGGACGCAACAGTTCTGTATGACCTGCCATTTTGAGGAGCGCGGGTCGCACAAAAAGTTCAAACACAACGAGCGAAGAAACTGGGTTGCCGGGTAATCCGAAAATAGGTTTCCCGTCCGAAATGCCGTAAGCCTGAGGTTTCCCGGGCTTCATCGCGACGCGCCAGAAGTTAACTTCGCCTAATCTCTCCAATACACTTTTCACAAAATCGTGCTCCCCTACCGAAACGCCGCCACTTGTAATGAGGGCATCAGCCTTCGCGAGTGCTGCACGAAAGATACGCTCTATTTCTGCTTCATCGTCAGGAGCAATACCCATATTAATCGGAATGCCTCCCGCTTCCTCGACCTGGGCATAGAGACCATAACGGTTGCTTTCCCGAATTTTTCCGGGTTCCAGCGGTTCGCCGAGTAGCAGGAGTTCATCACCCGTTGAGACAATCGCAACAGTGGGCTTGCGATGGACTGTAGCCTTTGGACGATTCAGAGAGGCGAGCATTGAAACTTCTGGCGGACGTAGGTGTTTCCCTTTTCCCATGACCTGCTGACCCGCCGCCACACTCTCACCTGTGAAACGAACGTTTCCGGTTTCGTCAATACTCTCAAAAATTTTGACTGTATTTCCCTCTCGCTGGGTCACCTCTTGCATCACAACCGCGTTAGCACCCTCAGGCATCATAGCCCCCGTCATGATACGTGCTGCCTGTCCGGCTGCGACCTGTTTTGTTGGCGCATATCCCGCGGCAATTGTTTCAACGATTGTGAGAACCGCAGGTTCAGCTTCAGAGGCGTTCTGAACATCCGCTGCGCGAACCGCGTACCCATCCATCGCTGAATTGTCGAACGGTGGAATGTTTTCTTGGGCATGCAGTGCCTCTGCGAGAACATACCCCCCACAATTTAGAATTTCCCGCTTTTCCGTGGGTAAAACCGGAATCGTATTCAACATCTGCTGGCGGGCTTCTTCAACACTTAGCATCTAATTTTTTCTCCTTTGCGTAATCTCATATTGAATATAATAAAGCATCGCGCCGATAAGTGCAAGTGCATCTTTTTCCAGAGATTGTCAGCAATCAGCGATAGGCGATCAGCCGTCGGGATCTGGAGATTCCTCCTACAGGAAAACTGGATGGCTCTGGTCCGATTTTCAAGTTTATTTGACATTGACACAATCACATGATATAATATATCGCAAGTTTTTTGGCAATCTCATTTTCGATAATAACACGGGCATGGATTATGAGAAACGGCATGGTTTTCCCCAACACACTAATATTTCGGCGTAGTTTGAGAACCGGCATTTTAATAAGTTTATGTTGTTATGTTATGTTGCTGGGTGTCATCGAACTCACGCATGATCATGATGATCATGACGAACACGCCCATTCTGGGGAAGCCTGTGCAGCCTGTTTCTACTGCAGCCAACACGTCGGAGAGGAGATTGAGTTCTTTGCACTCATCTTTTCATTCCTTCCGATTACGGTGCTTCCGTTTTATGAGGGTACCGTTTTCCTTCCTTTAAGACTCATCACGAACACGCGCAGTCGTGCCCCACCCGTATTCTCCACTGAAATTCCAGATTTTGTCTGAAGACAAAATCTTTTTCTATTTTATGTCGCTATGTTGTCCAAAGGGTTAGGGAGTACTTGCACTCGTCCTCCGTTTGGGTACCTATGCTTTAAGAGTTATCGGTTAAAAGAGACTGTTTTTACTTGGGGCGTTCCCTTGTTAAACGAAAACCTCTTAACCTTACCTATCAACTCGTGCTTTAACACTTATAACGGAGAATTTTTGTTTGCGTGTTTCTGTGAATTTCTTCAGGTTGATGGTTAAAACCGATGACCGATAACTGAAAACCATTTAAGTTCATTTTACAAAGTAAGAGGACTTTAGAAAGTCCACACGCGGCTTTTTCCCGCCGTGTGCCATCAGATATATATAGGAGAATACAATGCTTACACGCTTTGTAGGACAAGATCTTTCTGTTACCATTTCTCACTTAATGTTACTCGCTTTTGTTGCTATCCTTCCGTGTATTGGCGGTTGTGGTGAAGATGACAACCCTATCCTTGAGGATGATCATGATCATGACCACGCCCACGAATCGGATGCACCCCTTCACGCCGATGCCGACGGCTTTAACCTGGAAATCAATGGAAAAGTGGTCTATCATCAACATCAAGGCCACCACGAAGGCGGTCTCACCGTTCCCGTTGGTGAAGAGATTCAGATCGATGTACATTTTCTTGACGCGAACGAAATGGAACTCCATCTCGATGAAGTAGAGGCCCCGCCGGGTGAAGATGGACATGACGACCATGCCCATGAACATGGCGGAGCGGAATTCTTCAGTTTGGGTCTATCGGGTTACGATTCCTCTATTATTAGGATCCATCTCGACGAAGAGGAACACGAAGAGGAACACGAAGAGGAACATGACGACCATGGCCATGAAGAACACGGTGACGCGTTACCGTTTGGACTCGAAGGATTGAAAGCAGGAAAAACGGAAATTAAACTCCAACTGCTTCACGGGGATCATCCCGATTTCACGGCAGCACTCCTGATACCAGTAACAGTACAATAAGGGGGACATCATGTTAAGCACTTGTGCTTGTTTGCACAGGTCTCCCACGGTGAGGACGCTTAGAAAGTGTCCTCACCTATTGGTGTTCGTATTTGGAATAGCAGGATGCCTGTTCTGCTATCTCAAGGATGTCCAAAGTGCTTCGGACATAACGCAGTCTTTGGAAGGAGAAGTTACTGAAGAACGGAGTCATGCTCGCCTGAGTGACGTTAGAGTCCAGATTAAGGGCCTTGAGAGGAGCGTCCGGACCGATGCAAGCGGTCGGTTTAAGTTCGACGCAGTGCCGGAAGGACAGCAGACGCTTCAGTTCTTGAAGGTCGGCTATCAGTTTTTTGAACAAGTCGTTGATGTCAATGCCGCCGCGCCTCATCTCAAGATTGAACTGGCGGCGTTGTCATTTCAATTGCAAACCATCAGGATATACGGTTCAAATCGCTATCTGTCGCGGTTTGAGGAAACAACCGACTTAGCATTGGATGAGGCAGAACTCCAAAGACGGTTAGGTATGACCTTGGCGAACACGTTGGCGAATGAGATCGGCATTTCACAACGGACGATGGGGCGGGCAATCGCTCGGCCTGTTATTCGTGGATTGGGGGGGGACAGGCTGCTCATTCTCGAAAACGGCGAACGGACAGGTGATAAATCCGCATCCAGTGCCGACCACGCTGTATCCATTGATCCAACAACCGCTGAAGGCGTTGAAATTACGCGGGGTCCCGCATCGCTCATTTACGGTTCAAGCACTCTGGGTGGGGTTATCAACGTCAAAAGCAATCACATACCCCAAATTCTACCGAGACGGCTCGATATGCACCTAACGTTCCAGGCTGAATCTGTTAACTCGGGTTTGACCGGAACAACAGGTTTTACTTTCCCAATTGGTGACTTTGCAGGGAATGTCGAATGGAATCGACGCCTTGCATCTGATATACAAACGCCGGTCGGAGTCCTCGAAAACACTTCCCTTTCAAACGTCAATTTTTCAGGCGGCGTCTCGCTGATTAAGCCGTGGGGTTTCATCGGTGCCTCTGGGAGCGGATATCGTTCAGATTACGGCGTGCCGGGGTCTCCAGAAGGACATATCAGCGGCGTTAACATCGTACTCGACAAACAACGCTATGAAGGGCAGATGGAGTACCGCTTCAACACAAGGCTGCTTGAAAAGGTAAGACTTCAGACTGCCTATACGCGTTATCAGCATCAAGAGTTGGAGTCGAACGGAACACTTGGGGTCGAATTCGGGGTGCTAACCTACAATTTCTCAGCGATGGCGCATGTGTTGGACAACGCCGTTGCGGGTGTTTGGGGGGAATATCGAGATCATGCCACAGGTGGGTTTTATTGGACACCGCACACCCGTGAATTCGCGTTGGCAGGATTTTATCTCAACCAGCGTAACTTCGACAAACTCACCTTACAAGGGGCTATTCGCTACGACCTTAGGCGTTCGGAACCGTTTCGACCTGGGGCAGTTGTCCGAGCCGGAACCGTCCGACGCCGCGATTTCAACGGTTTCTCCGGGGCTACCTCTGGAATTTACCATTGGACGGATAGGTTGAGCACTGGAGCGACCCTAATGAAAACGTTTCGCGCACCCGGTATTGAGGAACTTTTCAGCGATGGCCCCCACTTGGCTGTCTTTTCCTACGAAATCGGCAATGCAGAACTGGAACCTGAGCACGGCTATGGTACTGAACTCTTCGTCAAATACACAAACGAGAGGTTCAGGCTCAATCTGGCACTTTTCAGGAATCAGATACAGAACTACCTCATTCCGACGCACAGCGGTGAAAAGGAGTGGGGCAGCGGGGCAGCCGGATGGTTATGGATTTATCAATACATGGGACACGATGTTGTGATGGATGGGGCTGAAATCCAAATAGGGAGTGAAGTCCTCTCACAGATCCATCTTCAATTGAATATGAGTTACATCTACGGAACTGTTCAAACCAGTGGGCGACCGCTGGAGCGTATCCCACCCCTCAACGGTAAATTCGTCATTAGCTACACACCGACACCGTTGCATTTGCATGTCACATCCCGTTTTTCAGGCAGCCAGACCCGACTCGGCGAGTTTGAGGAACCGACAGACGGCTACCTCGTCTATGATATTGGAGGTTCTCTCAATTTTTCGTGGTGGCAGCTGGAGAACATGGTCGTTTTCGAGATTGAAAACCTCCTTGATACCGCATACCGCGAACATTTGTCTCGCATCAAAGCGGTAATGCCGGAACCCGGACGGAACGCGAAGCTTCTGTATAAACTTAATTTTTGAAACTGTAGGATGGGGACGATGGTTTTTATCATTCGTCCCCGTTCTCAATTTTCTAAGGAGATAAAATTGAAAAAATATTTTAACCGCGAATTAGCGGATACGACTGGCGCGTGTCTCTCTGTCGCATGCGCAGCGTGTCTCCCCGTCGCATGCGCGATTCATTGCCTCGCGATGCCGCTTTTAGTCGCAGTTTTGCCTTTGATTGGGTTGGGCTTCCTTGTGAATGAACGTGCGGAATTGGTCCTTATCCTTGGGGCAATTGGATTGGCAGTTGGGAGTTTAACGTGGGGGGTTCGACGCCACCGCAGTTGGCGAGCATTTTTGATACTGATAGTGGCGTTGGCATTCATCGCTACCGCTCGAACAGCGGTTGAAGGCACTTTTGAAGTGGTTTTCTACAGTATCGGTGCGGTTTTACTCGCCTCCGCACACCTTGTAAATCGGCACCTGTGCAAAACCTGTCTAACATGCGATCAGGAAGGTGTATAAAATTATGCAGAGAATATACATTGCAGTGTGTTTAATAGGTATACTGATATGGACTGGCTGTGACCCAAAGGGACAACCGGGTGCTGCCACAGGCGATAAACTTCGCGTTGTTACCACGATCGGTATGATTACTGATATTGTTAAAAA
This genomic interval from Candidatus Poribacteria bacterium contains the following:
- a CDS encoding ATP-binding protein, producing the protein MFWEQIKRHCDAGSAHQFLLHFNVQDLLHDDVYGYLPTTEYLMEQLSLSGCELVLGYNTSQGIDLPNIRRWQATQKMLNIAPKYEKTGVFHFQSIATWLQTFRRFPEAEDAHLTEHEIDPQIARRRINATLAFDKPHEDPFMHIDPAPSEELQERLKHLLQQDKARVGLVINFLEQLAPNAPSLSSASNDDLQRFFNQMQHWASDLEIRKRKHIILLLTHNTYDIHPNLTVNPEIPLIEIPFPDYDQRRHFIEYLHNISDPMSQMRVTLGNEHDRESLARETIGLNLFGIHDVVKQAESAGQQTGGEPLVRYRRESIKAFSHGVLELGETYTHASDDGWYVMSTIKDIAEGMRNRDLRRVPRGMLFLGPPGTGKVYFAKGLAGEADMTFVQLRYASQVGEIAVNINENGNTYERNLNAALNFIRGISPTVVFMDEIEQASPRTARHPEEQQPFPQNLVNAISDPSLHGRVIWIGASSRPDLMPQIFRRYGIFDTKLILLPPNAEGRIEILKIFCQGQVSDPFDFRGLVGDSATDGLTARDLSLIVQRASNIAKREGRDTFTETELRQALDDFIPDYSPEMQLFMGLLALREANSRNMIPEAPLSPLYQEFVDGNRIDKTGINRRLMELSSQLGLNA
- a CDS encoding TonB-dependent receptor, with the protein product MLSTCACLHRSPTVRTLRKCPHLLVFVFGIAGCLFCYLKDVQSASDITQSLEGEVTEERSHARLSDVRVQIKGLERSVRTDASGRFKFDAVPEGQQTLQFLKVGYQFFEQVVDVNAAAPHLKIELAALSFQLQTIRIYGSNRYLSRFEETTDLALDEAELQRRLGMTLANTLANEIGISQRTMGRAIARPVIRGLGGDRLLILENGERTGDKSASSADHAVSIDPTTAEGVEITRGPASLIYGSSTLGGVINVKSNHIPQILPRRLDMHLTFQAESVNSGLTGTTGFTFPIGDFAGNVEWNRRLASDIQTPVGVLENTSLSNVNFSGGVSLIKPWGFIGASGSGYRSDYGVPGSPEGHISGVNIVLDKQRYEGQMEYRFNTRLLEKVRLQTAYTRYQHQELESNGTLGVEFGVLTYNFSAMAHVLDNAVAGVWGEYRDHATGGFYWTPHTREFALAGFYLNQRNFDKLTLQGAIRYDLRRSEPFRPGAVVRAGTVRRRDFNGFSGATSGIYHWTDRLSTGATLMKTFRAPGIEELFSDGPHLAVFSYEIGNAELEPEHGYGTELFVKYTNERFRLNLALFRNQIQNYLIPTHSGEKEWGSGAAGWLWIYQYMGHDVVMDGAEIQIGSEVLSQIHLQLNMSYIYGTVQTSGRPLERIPPLNGKFVISYTPTPLHLHVTSRFSGSQTRLGEFEEPTDGYLVYDIGGSLNFSWWQLENMVVFEIENLLDTAYREHLSRIKAVMPEPGRNAKLLYKLNF
- a CDS encoding molybdopterin molybdotransferase MoeA; translation: MLSVEEARQQMLNTIPVLPTEKREILNCGGYVLAEALHAQENIPPFDNSAMDGYAVRAADVQNASEAEPAVLTIVETIAAGYAPTKQVAAGQAARIMTGAMMPEGANAVVMQEVTQREGNTVKIFESIDETGNVRFTGESVAAGQQVMGKGKHLRPPEVSMLASLNRPKATVHRKPTVAIVSTGDELLLLGEPLEPGKIRESNRYGLYAQVEEAGGIPINMGIAPDDEAEIERIFRAALAKADALITSGGVSVGEHDFVKSVLERLGEVNFWRVAMKPGKPQAYGISDGKPIFGLPGNPVSSLVVFELFVRPALLKMAGHTELLRPTFKATLAESITNRDGRVNYMRAILKESNGHYTAETTGPQGSGILHSLVLANGLITIPAGVTLSAGETVDAQFLF
- a CDS encoding LamG domain-containing protein codes for the protein MKNAILTGRFSVYGIVCFSIALTLLFTPFVSAALTDGLVLHHAYDEGEGTLAADASGNGHDGEISNPDWVDGQIGKALRFGGEGSDVFVTVESTDVLNVNECTFAAWINADHWNGTRQIVGKSVHGGCAGRTQYGLFSEGGVFKLRFETEGGRADITTDLPATGEWIHIAFTNDGETATIYINAEAVAEGEVPGTLKANDDPWRIGQDCERLNYVFAGIIDEVSLWNRALSADEITGAQDLGVSVDPRAKLATTWGNIKIAH
- a CDS encoding MerC domain-containing protein — translated: MGTMVFIIRPRSQFSKEIKLKKYFNRELADTTGACLSVACAACLPVACAIHCLAMPLLVAVLPLIGLGFLVNERAELVLILGAIGLAVGSLTWGVRRHRSWRAFLILIVALAFIATARTAVEGTFEVVFYSIGAVLLASAHLVNRHLCKTCLTCDQEGV
- a CDS encoding MATE family efflux transporter produces the protein MRKTRADLTRGSLLRHLLRLSGPIILSYMLQEAFNIVDMIFVGRLGAGAIAAVGVSGNLIRLIGVFSLGISTGTGIMVAQYLGARNLAQAEHIALQSILLAVFFSIGVTLVGYPLAEQGLLAVRMVDPEVLRLGTTYMHIILAGISTMFVSMTLGSIFRAGGDTVTPMVVLIFATLINIVLDPLLIFGLWGFPKLGVAGSAYATLIGRGASVIILLYLCWSGRAPVSFRSVRYQVDFVEMLDILRLGVYSSMQGFWRHISRLGFLWVIGPYGKTVVAAYTICMRLRILVMNPGFGIANAVVPLVGQNLGANQIGRAERSTRVANLLGAAIMAVIGAIFFLFPQTFIRIFTPETDVIEIGITYLRFLSPTFGFIAFSLILGRALNGAGDTFSPMVITLAAQVVVGLGLVILLSHFIGLNGVWLGIALSNVVQGIAMWLWYSTGRWKAIKLVKKKPKIA
- a CDS encoding amidohydrolase, which gives rise to MIVDTHVHVWEIDPPKYPVGPTAPSWNSYPDEPGTADELLSEMDAHGVDWTVLVQTSWSTWDNGYIADSVARFPDRFIGHGLIDPEDPNNAAQVRYWIKERGLAGFRFHPMYYPDEKILLTQQNSPMWEEIAALDAIIQFHLRAEFADQVAVIAERYPHLRLILDHMGYPQVDAAEAVFQPIVELARHDNIYLKLSDVAGRSHQDFPYTDVHPFIENLLSVFGASRTIWGTGYPGHHRQKHNWPTLAQELQLIREGLPFLTENDKDRILGGTAAEIWDLTT